Proteins from one Bifidobacterium sp. ESL0732 genomic window:
- the nth gene encoding endonuclease III: protein MPRETKAQRSKRIHAEYDVLCDMFPDAMCTLDYETPFHLLVATVLSAQTTDVRVNSVTPELFRDFGTPETLAVADPERIEDIIHPLGFYHTKSAHIIELAAQIVRDFDGVVPQTMEELTTLSGVGRKTANVVLGDAFGVPGFPVDTHVIRVTGRLRWRTDWRNKHPDPVKVEKEITQYFDPKEWSNLSHRLILFGRNVCSARNPDCESCLLNDTCPSAFHPL from the coding sequence ATGCCCAGGGAAACCAAAGCGCAGCGCAGCAAGCGCATTCACGCTGAATACGACGTGCTCTGCGACATGTTCCCCGATGCGATGTGCACGCTCGATTACGAAACCCCGTTCCATCTGCTGGTCGCCACCGTCTTGAGCGCGCAGACCACGGATGTGCGGGTCAACAGCGTCACTCCAGAGCTTTTCCGCGACTTCGGCACGCCCGAGACGCTGGCGGTCGCCGACCCGGAACGTATTGAAGACATCATCCATCCGTTGGGCTTCTACCACACCAAATCCGCCCATATCATCGAACTGGCCGCGCAGATCGTCCGTGACTTCGACGGCGTGGTGCCCCAAACGATGGAAGAGCTCACCACACTTTCCGGCGTCGGCCGCAAAACCGCGAATGTCGTCTTGGGCGACGCGTTCGGCGTGCCCGGCTTCCCGGTCGACACGCACGTCATCCGCGTGACCGGCCGCCTGCGCTGGCGTACGGATTGGCGCAACAAGCACCCCGACCCAGTCAAGGTCGAAAAGGAAATCACGCAGTATTTCGACCCCAAAGAATGGTCAAACCTTTCTCACCGCCTCATCCTTTTCGGCCGCAACGTATGCAGCGCACGCAACCCCGACTGTGAATCCTGCCTATTGAACGACACCTGCCCTTCCGCTTTCCACCCGCTCTGA
- the valS gene encoding valine--tRNA ligase — translation MTDQDNSIINASLSPLPDRVGVDGLEDKWRAEWDSDGTYDFDIPRDGNGEPDRKAVYSIDTPPPTVSGSLHVGHVFSYTHTDVIARYERMKGKHVFYPMGWDDNGLPTERRVQNYYGVRVDTSLKYDPDFKPPFEGTQGKKLEARDQVPISRKNFVELCEKLTAQDEKQFEALWRSLGTSIDWRQTYHTIGEHPQRVAQKAFLRNLARGEAYQKDAPSLWDVTFQTAVAQAELESREYDGFYHRVAFRFEDGTPIYIETTRPELLAACGALIANPDDERYKKYFGQYVYSPLFKVKVPILAHPAAEMDKGAGIAMCCTFGDQTDIEWWRDLNLPLRPIIQRNGRIIMSVPDWITNEGGKAIFEETEGKTTFTARKIIVEHLRESGDLDGEPKPTKRMTNFYEKGDKPLEIVTSRQWYLKNGGTDMKLRAELLERGKELEFHPDFMRVRYENWVNGLNGDWLISRQRFFGVPFPLWYPVKADGEADYDHPITPSEDQLPIDPTNDVPSGYTEDQRDVPGGFTAEKDIMDTWATSSLTPQIVTHWEEPDQESKDLFKATFPMDLRPQGQDIIRTWLFTTMDRAHLENHCLPWAHTALSGWILDPDHKKMSKSKGNVVVPKEPIEKYGADAVRYWAASAKLGLDATYDEGQMKIGRRLAIKLLNATKFALAIGREDDNHHVGAAATASWNPADVTEPLDRAVMARLASVIREATTSMDAYEHSKALEIIETFFWQFCDDYIELVKNRAYGTADSTGKTPSAAAVKSAHTTLGLGLEAFARLLAPYMPFATEEVWHWMHAGEGSVHTSSWPAAEPYEAAAGDADPDMLVWAGKALAELRGLKSQAKVSMKTPILKATLNVPEAGKQAIEASLIDIAEAGKVTGPLTVAVDNSSDTPDNEIVVKVSDAEIGEPPAKKPKKK, via the coding sequence ATGACTGATCAGGATAATAGCATTATCAATGCAAGCCTTTCGCCCCTTCCCGACAGGGTCGGCGTCGACGGCTTGGAAGACAAATGGCGCGCCGAATGGGACAGCGACGGCACCTATGATTTCGACATTCCACGCGACGGCAACGGCGAGCCCGACCGCAAAGCCGTCTACTCCATCGACACCCCGCCGCCCACCGTTTCCGGCTCCTTGCACGTGGGTCACGTTTTCTCGTATACCCACACCGACGTCATCGCCCGTTACGAGCGGATGAAGGGCAAGCACGTCTTCTACCCGATGGGCTGGGACGACAACGGCCTGCCGACCGAGCGCCGCGTGCAGAACTATTACGGCGTGCGCGTCGACACCTCGCTCAAATACGACCCTGACTTCAAGCCACCGTTCGAGGGCACGCAGGGCAAGAAGCTCGAGGCCCGCGACCAGGTGCCGATCAGCCGCAAGAACTTCGTGGAGCTGTGCGAGAAGCTTACCGCCCAGGACGAGAAGCAGTTCGAGGCGCTGTGGCGCTCCTTGGGCACGTCCATCGATTGGCGTCAGACCTATCACACCATCGGCGAGCATCCGCAGCGAGTGGCGCAAAAGGCGTTCCTTCGCAACCTTGCGCGCGGCGAGGCCTATCAGAAGGATGCGCCAAGTCTTTGGGACGTCACCTTCCAGACCGCCGTGGCGCAGGCCGAGCTGGAGAGCCGCGAATACGATGGCTTCTACCATCGCGTCGCCTTCCGCTTCGAGGATGGCACGCCGATCTACATCGAGACCACCCGTCCGGAACTGCTGGCAGCCTGCGGCGCGCTGATCGCCAATCCTGACGACGAACGTTATAAGAAGTACTTCGGCCAGTACGTTTATTCCCCACTGTTCAAGGTGAAGGTGCCGATTCTGGCACATCCCGCCGCCGAAATGGACAAGGGCGCCGGCATCGCGATGTGCTGCACCTTCGGCGATCAGACCGATATCGAATGGTGGCGCGACCTGAATCTTCCGCTGCGTCCGATCATCCAGCGCAACGGCCGCATCATCATGAGCGTGCCGGATTGGATCACCAATGAAGGCGGCAAGGCCATCTTCGAGGAGACCGAAGGCAAGACCACCTTTACAGCCCGCAAGATCATCGTGGAGCATCTGCGCGAGTCCGGCGACCTCGACGGCGAGCCGAAGCCCACCAAACGTATGACGAACTTCTACGAGAAGGGCGACAAGCCTCTCGAAATCGTCACCTCACGCCAGTGGTACCTCAAAAACGGCGGCACCGATATGAAGCTGCGCGCCGAGCTCTTGGAGCGTGGCAAGGAGCTCGAGTTCCACCCCGACTTCATGCGCGTGCGCTATGAGAACTGGGTCAATGGGCTGAACGGCGACTGGCTCATTAGCCGCCAGCGCTTCTTCGGTGTCCCGTTCCCGCTGTGGTACCCGGTCAAGGCCGACGGTGAGGCGGATTACGATCATCCGATTACCCCGAGCGAAGACCAGCTGCCGATCGACCCGACCAATGATGTGCCTTCCGGTTACACGGAGGACCAGCGCGACGTGCCCGGCGGCTTCACGGCCGAAAAGGACATCATGGACACCTGGGCCACCTCGTCGCTGACCCCGCAGATTGTCACCCACTGGGAGGAACCGGATCAGGAAAGCAAGGACCTGTTCAAGGCCACCTTCCCGATGGATCTGCGCCCGCAGGGTCAGGACATCATCCGCACCTGGCTTTTCACCACGATGGACCGTGCGCACCTCGAAAACCATTGCCTGCCGTGGGCGCATACCGCGCTTTCCGGTTGGATCCTCGACCCCGATCACAAAAAGATGTCGAAGTCCAAGGGCAACGTCGTGGTTCCCAAGGAGCCGATCGAGAAGTATGGCGCCGACGCGGTGCGCTACTGGGCCGCTTCCGCCAAGCTCGGTCTCGACGCCACCTATGACGAGGGGCAGATGAAGATCGGCCGCCGTCTGGCCATCAAGCTCTTGAATGCCACCAAGTTCGCGCTGGCCATCGGCCGCGAGGACGACAATCATCACGTTGGTGCCGCCGCGACTGCTTCCTGGAATCCGGCCGACGTCACCGAACCGCTCGATCGCGCGGTGATGGCGCGTCTGGCTTCGGTCATTCGTGAGGCCACCACCTCCATGGATGCCTATGAGCATTCCAAGGCGCTGGAAATCATTGAGACGTTCTTCTGGCAATTCTGCGATGACTACATCGAGCTGGTGAAGAACCGCGCCTACGGCACCGCCGATTCCACCGGCAAGACTCCGTCGGCCGCCGCCGTAAAGTCCGCGCACACCACGCTGGGTCTAGGCCTTGAGGCGTTCGCACGTCTGCTCGCCCCGTACATGCCGTTCGCCACCGAAGAGGTCTGGCATTGGATGCACGCAGGCGAGGGCTCCGTGCACACCTCCTCCTGGCCGGCCGCCGAGCCTTACGAGGCCGCCGCAGGCGACGCCGACCCGGACATGCTCGTTTGGGCCGGCAAGGCGCTGGCCGAGCTGCGCGGCTTGAAGTCGCAGGCCAAGGTCTCGATGAAGACCCCGATCTTGAAGGCAACGCTCAACGTGCCAGAAGCCGGAAAGCAAGCCATCGAGGCGAGCCTCATCGACATCGCCGAAGCCGGCAAGGTCACCGGCCCGCTGACGGTCGCGGTCGATAATTCCTCCGATACCCCTGACAACGAGATTGTCGTTAAGGTCAGTGACGCCGAAATCGGCGAGCCGCCGGCTAAGAAGCCCAAGAAAAAGTAA
- a CDS encoding DUF2469 domain-containing protein, which yields MSAEDLDDYEMNAELALYKEYRDVIKLFTYVVETERRFYLANKVDFNVRSAGQDVYFDVQLTDAWVWDVYRSSRFVKNVRIVTFKDVNVEEVQKSDIDIPDSLA from the coding sequence GTGAGCGCTGAAGATCTCGACGATTACGAGATGAACGCCGAGCTGGCGCTCTACAAGGAGTACCGCGACGTCATCAAGCTGTTCACCTACGTAGTGGAGACGGAACGGCGCTTCTATTTGGCCAATAAGGTTGATTTCAACGTGCGTTCCGCCGGACAGGATGTCTACTTCGACGTGCAGCTTACGGATGCGTGGGTCTGGGATGTCTACCGTTCCTCAAGGTTCGTCAAGAACGTGCGGATTGTCACGTTTAAGGATGTCAACGTAGAGGAAGTGCAGAAGTCCGACATCGATATTCCCGATTCTCTGGCTTGA
- a CDS encoding chorismate mutase, translating into MDDAQEQANPETAQAVERIKRLRQSIDNVDTAIVSLLAERFKYTAEVGVLKAQAGFAPEDRNRENQQAKRLKEVAVDAGLDPSIEENYREFVVTEAKKRHQRIAEAGGDPGVLDIYA; encoded by the coding sequence ATCGATGATGCGCAGGAGCAGGCCAACCCGGAGACCGCACAGGCCGTCGAGCGTATCAAGCGGCTGCGCCAATCCATCGACAATGTGGACACGGCCATCGTTTCGTTGCTTGCGGAGCGTTTCAAATACACCGCCGAAGTCGGCGTTTTGAAGGCTCAGGCCGGGTTCGCTCCGGAAGATCGGAATCGCGAAAACCAGCAGGCTAAACGGCTCAAGGAGGTCGCCGTCGATGCCGGGCTCGACCCGAGCATCGAGGAAAATTACCGCGAGTTCGTGGTCACCGAAGCCAAAAAACGTCACCAGCGCATCGCCGAAGCCGGCGGCGACCCGGGCGTGCTTGACATTTACGCGTGA
- a CDS encoding NAD(P)/FAD-dependent oxidoreductase, protein MAEDAGKKSVVIIGGGPAGLTAAWELLKDGGADKFDVTVLEATREFGGISRTVKHNGNRMDIGGHRFFSKDDRVMDWWKNIMPLQGAPSYDDKKLGRHHDLEPGGPDPEKTDVVMLKRHRVSRIFWNQHFLDYPISLSPGLFKALGLKLTLKAGFSYLWSMIHKLPEDNLENFYINRFGRQLYSMFFEGYTTKVWGRTPSQISADWGAQRVRGLSVITVLKNAIQKLMPKKRDSSQVETSLIEEFWYPKLGPGQLWEIVEGQVVDNGGKVITDANVVELKQKADGSIASVIYVDDKGARTELKADDFISSMPVKDLVNAIDRAAKEDEAANAGNGSKTADASDTAASKEVATTSEDVPADMKRIANGLPYRDFVTVGLLVKHLRLKNTTDMKTLGNPPIVPDCWIYVQDPGYKVGRVQIFNNWSPYLVRDVDNTVWVGLEYFCEEGDDFWNLSDEEATKFAIKELTRMRVINGPEDVLDSHREHVKKAYPAYFDTYDEMPQLIDWLDKFGNLYCVGRNGQHRYNNQDHSMASAMEAVGNIKSGRADKKNVWSVNTEKSYHEEK, encoded by the coding sequence GTGGCTGAGGATGCTGGCAAGAAGTCTGTAGTGATTATTGGTGGCGGGCCTGCGGGGCTTACAGCTGCTTGGGAGCTGTTGAAGGACGGCGGCGCCGACAAGTTCGATGTGACCGTTTTGGAGGCGACGCGCGAGTTCGGCGGCATCAGCCGTACGGTGAAGCACAATGGCAACCGCATGGATATTGGCGGGCACCGTTTCTTCTCCAAGGACGACCGCGTGATGGACTGGTGGAAAAACATCATGCCGTTGCAGGGCGCGCCTTCGTATGACGACAAGAAGCTGGGGCGTCACCACGACCTCGAGCCCGGCGGCCCGGATCCGGAGAAGACCGATGTCGTGATGCTCAAGCGTCACCGCGTCTCGCGTATCTTCTGGAACCAGCACTTCCTGGACTATCCGATTTCGCTTTCCCCGGGCCTGTTCAAGGCGCTGGGTCTGAAGCTGACGCTGAAGGCCGGGTTCAGCTACCTCTGGAGCATGATTCACAAGCTGCCCGAAGACAATCTCGAGAACTTCTATATCAACCGTTTCGGCCGTCAGCTTTACTCGATGTTCTTCGAAGGATACACCACCAAGGTCTGGGGGCGCACGCCTTCGCAGATTTCGGCGGACTGGGGCGCCCAGCGTGTGCGTGGCCTGTCCGTGATCACTGTGCTCAAGAATGCGATTCAAAAGCTGATGCCGAAAAAGCGCGATTCCAGCCAGGTGGAGACCTCGCTGATCGAGGAGTTCTGGTACCCGAAGCTCGGCCCCGGCCAGCTCTGGGAGATCGTCGAAGGCCAGGTCGTCGACAATGGCGGCAAGGTCATCACCGACGCAAATGTGGTCGAACTCAAGCAGAAGGCCGACGGTTCGATTGCTTCGGTGATTTATGTCGACGACAAGGGCGCGCGTACCGAGCTCAAGGCGGATGATTTCATCTCGTCCATGCCCGTCAAGGACTTGGTCAACGCCATCGACAGGGCCGCGAAAGAGGACGAAGCCGCAAACGCCGGTAACGGTTCAAAGACTGCTGATGCTTCTGATACCGCCGCATCCAAGGAAGTCGCCACGACTTCGGAAGACGTACCTGCGGATATGAAGCGTATCGCCAACGGCCTGCCGTACCGTGATTTCGTCACCGTCGGCCTCTTGGTGAAGCACTTGCGCTTGAAGAACACGACGGACATGAAGACGCTCGGCAACCCGCCGATTGTGCCGGACTGCTGGATCTACGTGCAGGATCCGGGCTACAAGGTCGGCCGCGTGCAGATCTTCAACAACTGGAGCCCGTACCTCGTGCGTGACGTCGACAACACCGTGTGGGTCGGCCTCGAGTACTTCTGCGAGGAAGGCGACGACTTCTGGAACCTTTCGGACGAAGAAGCCACGAAGTTCGCCATCAAGGAACTCACCCGCATGCGCGTGATCAACGGCCCCGAGGACGTCTTGGATTCCCACCGCGAGCACGTGAAGAAGGCTTATCCCGCCTACTTCGACACCTACGACGAAATGCCGCAGCTCATCGACTGGCTCGACAAGTTCGGCAACCTCTATTGCGTGGGCCGCAACGGTCAGCACCGCTACAACAACCAGGACCACTCCATGGCCAGCGCGATGGAGGCCGTGGGTAACATCAAGTCTGGCCGCGCCGACAAGAAGAATGTCTGGTCGGTCAATACCGAAAAGTCCTATCACGAAGAAAAGTAG
- the rho gene encoding transcription termination factor Rho, with protein MATSQNIEDMKLPELKTLAKQMGLRGTSTMRKPELLATLQAARTGGDAPSGVTVRAPKAAPKAAAKKSSADDDKSKDQQKQSSAPKRAGESVNAENSESAPARKSGNAESGDAEQREKAPVKTIRHSASDASVQRSQKQENREERATQEPRLFDDEEPLHRRNRSFVAHRRGEREMEEGGEERTRRRNYRAEQQSRHDTASNEVRDLDDILATLPVAGNDENNSNDAKEEEPRREFTRHTRRNDRYSREERGNERHQRRMRGRDRNNNYDYKDRDNRGERGEHYNNDAVNENDMRDRRGNDSKEGLVPVAGIVDVLDSYAFIRTSGYLPGPNDVYVSMGQIRKYGLRKGDGVQGFIREPREGERRNQRQKFVPLQSIETINGMSVEDAANRAQFSKLTPLYPQERLKQETTPGNIIGRLIDLVSPIGKGQRGLIVSPPKAGKTITLQNIANAITANNPEVHLMVVLVDERPEEVTDMERTVQGEVISSTFDRPASDHTTVAELAIERAKRLVELGQDVVVLLDSMTRLARAYNIAAPASGRVLSGGVDAQALYPPKKFFGAARNIENGGSLTIISSALVETGSKMDEVIFEEFKGTGNMELRLSRDLANKRLFPAIDINASGTRREELITPKDELAVIYRLRRLLGGLDAEKAYQTIVPNLKKTATNRDFLQAIIKQNINNMNN; from the coding sequence GTGGCAACTAGCCAGAATATTGAGGATATGAAGCTGCCTGAGCTGAAAACGCTCGCCAAGCAGATGGGACTTCGCGGTACGTCAACGATGCGTAAGCCGGAATTACTCGCCACCCTCCAAGCTGCAAGAACGGGCGGAGACGCACCCAGCGGTGTCACGGTTCGCGCCCCCAAGGCCGCGCCTAAAGCGGCCGCAAAAAAGAGCAGCGCCGATGACGATAAATCCAAAGACCAGCAAAAGCAGAGTTCTGCGCCCAAGCGTGCCGGTGAATCGGTGAACGCTGAAAACAGTGAATCGGCTCCTGCCCGCAAGTCCGGCAACGCCGAGTCGGGCGATGCTGAGCAACGTGAGAAAGCGCCGGTCAAGACCATCCGGCATTCCGCTTCCGATGCGTCCGTCCAGCGTTCGCAAAAGCAGGAAAACCGGGAAGAACGGGCAACGCAGGAGCCCAGGCTTTTTGATGACGAAGAGCCGCTGCACCGTCGAAACAGGTCGTTCGTGGCGCATCGCCGCGGTGAACGTGAAATGGAGGAAGGCGGTGAGGAACGCACCCGTCGTCGCAACTATCGTGCGGAGCAGCAGTCCCGCCACGATACTGCTTCCAACGAAGTCCGTGATTTGGACGATATTCTCGCCACATTGCCCGTCGCTGGCAATGACGAGAACAACTCCAACGATGCCAAAGAGGAAGAGCCCCGTCGCGAATTCACCCGCCATACGCGTCGCAACGATCGATACAGCCGCGAGGAACGTGGCAATGAACGCCATCAGCGTAGGATGCGCGGGCGCGATCGCAATAATAATTATGATTACAAGGATCGTGACAATCGTGGCGAACGCGGCGAGCATTACAATAACGACGCGGTGAACGAAAACGATATGCGCGACCGTCGCGGCAATGATTCCAAGGAAGGACTGGTTCCCGTCGCTGGCATTGTCGACGTGCTCGATTCCTACGCCTTCATCCGCACTTCCGGCTATCTGCCGGGGCCGAACGACGTTTACGTTTCCATGGGCCAGATTCGCAAGTACGGCCTGCGCAAGGGCGACGGCGTGCAGGGCTTTATCCGCGAGCCGCGCGAAGGCGAACGCCGCAACCAGCGCCAGAAGTTCGTGCCATTGCAGTCCATTGAGACCATCAACGGCATGAGTGTCGAGGACGCGGCCAACCGTGCCCAGTTCTCGAAGCTCACACCGCTTTACCCGCAGGAGCGTCTCAAGCAGGAGACCACGCCGGGCAATATCATCGGTCGTCTGATCGACCTTGTGTCTCCGATCGGCAAGGGCCAGCGCGGTCTGATCGTCTCCCCGCCGAAGGCCGGCAAGACCATCACTTTGCAGAACATCGCCAACGCCATTACCGCGAACAACCCCGAAGTACATCTGATGGTGGTGCTCGTGGACGAACGTCCCGAGGAAGTCACTGATATGGAGCGCACTGTGCAGGGTGAGGTCATTTCCTCGACTTTCGATCGCCCGGCCTCCGACCACACCACCGTCGCCGAACTCGCCATCGAACGCGCCAAGCGTCTGGTGGAGCTTGGTCAGGATGTGGTGGTGCTGCTCGATTCCATGACCCGTCTCGCCCGTGCCTACAACATCGCGGCCCCGGCTTCCGGCCGTGTGCTTTCCGGCGGTGTTGACGCGCAGGCGCTTTACCCGCCCAAGAAGTTCTTCGGTGCGGCACGCAACATCGAAAACGGCGGTTCCTTGACCATCATCTCTTCGGCACTGGTGGAAACCGGTTCCAAGATGGACGAGGTCATCTTCGAGGAATTCAAGGGCACCGGCAACATGGAGCTGCGCCTTTCGCGCGACCTTGCCAACAAGCGCCTTTTCCCGGCCATTGATATCAACGCCTCCGGCACCCGCCGCGAGGAGCTCATCACGCCGAAGGACGAGCTGGCGGTCATCTATCGCTTGCGTCGTCTGCTTGGTGGCCTCGATGCGGAAAAGGCCTATCAGACCATCGTGCCGAACCTGAAGAAGACCGCCACAAACCGCGACTTCCTTCAGGCCATTATCAAGCAGAATATCAACAATATGAACAACTGA
- a CDS encoding GNAT family protein: MSENSEIPVVDATPRKLPERIVIPEIRGEMVHLRPATLDDLPKLDKLEVYFNASGDTGKDKQSERAVVQAWVKRSVAWVNGVAASESGVGDPEARRTMAWTILTDSDHDADGKIDAEETDNVIGMIFLIDIDGWARSARIQVMLGKDYRGRGYSRDAMPRVMTYGFASTPVGLGMHRIWVAVPEKSTRTLSVYQSLGFIKSGTSRDSLWDASIGKYQDLIVLDTLVDEYDPIHSLDAFGMHVIEGNPGVKEAMAAREHSIEIQQHKNRKNKDNVSGPDASCGETKESAASRGSGGQGNGRSSNHEHDDTKVASGQPADSVASPVANGKSKAADAAAVHGDGSSAAAEQQSSEHLGQKHKSDDSDETSWPFSATQSKKSKKAWWRNLGHNGQKKGDVDKANASKNDKSGGSVQ; this comes from the coding sequence ATGTCTGAAAACTCCGAAATTCCTGTAGTGGATGCAACGCCGCGTAAGCTGCCGGAACGTATTGTCATACCGGAGATTCGTGGCGAGATGGTGCATTTGCGCCCCGCTACCCTTGACGATCTGCCGAAGCTAGATAAGTTGGAAGTTTATTTCAACGCTTCCGGCGACACCGGCAAGGATAAGCAGTCCGAGCGCGCCGTCGTTCAGGCCTGGGTCAAGCGTTCGGTGGCTTGGGTCAACGGCGTTGCCGCATCCGAATCCGGAGTAGGTGATCCCGAAGCCCGGCGCACGATGGCCTGGACCATTCTGACCGATTCGGATCATGACGCAGACGGCAAAATCGATGCCGAGGAGACCGACAACGTCATCGGTATGATCTTCCTGATCGACATTGACGGCTGGGCACGTTCGGCTCGTATTCAGGTGATGTTGGGTAAGGATTACCGAGGTCGTGGTTATTCGCGCGATGCGATGCCGCGCGTGATGACCTACGGGTTCGCCTCCACTCCGGTGGGTCTGGGTATGCATCGTATCTGGGTGGCGGTGCCGGAGAAAAGCACTCGTACCCTCTCGGTCTATCAATCGTTGGGCTTCATCAAGTCCGGCACGTCCCGCGATTCGCTGTGGGACGCCTCGATTGGCAAATATCAGGACCTCATCGTTCTCGACACCCTTGTAGACGAGTATGACCCGATTCATTCGTTGGATGCTTTCGGCATGCATGTCATCGAAGGCAACCCTGGCGTCAAAGAGGCCATGGCTGCCCGTGAGCATTCCATCGAAATCCAGCAGCACAAGAATCGGAAAAACAAAGACAACGTCTCAGGTCCCGATGCCAGCTGTGGGGAGACCAAAGAAAGCGCTGCCTCGCGTGGAAGTGGCGGACAAGGCAATGGCCGCTCGTCCAACCATGAACACGATGATACCAAGGTCGCAAGCGGACAACCTGCCGATAGTGTTGCTTCGCCAGTCGCCAATGGCAAGTCTAAGGCTGCGGATGCCGCCGCAGTTCACGGTGACGGCTCTTCGGCGGCGGCGGAACAGCAAAGCTCGGAGCATCTTGGGCAGAAGCACAAGAGTGATGATTCCGATGAAACTTCATGGCCATTTTCCGCTACACAAAGCAAGAAATCGAAAAAGGCTTGGTGGCGCAATCTCGGCCATAACGGGCAGAAAAAAGGCGACGTCGACAAGGCGAACGCTTCGAAAAACGACAAATCAGGGGGTAGCGTTCAGTGA
- a CDS encoding ABC transporter substrate-binding protein produces MSRHKQQTSGPIRGLAFLGAAVVLFAAIGVGWAHFGRHSVDATLLHSGSEVTVGLDAPAPQSLDIRTVAGKELDQALIGNVYETLVGRDQNNKLVPSIAKSWDVSKDGLNYTFTLNPDMRFANGDALDSTDVVYSLQQIINNNYVGAEELTGLQAVKNPNTSTVQINLSSPNPRLLRALSSRAGIVYDSTSKVNYAKQSGGSGPFTVHSFTPGNSIVFARNPLYWKQQAAASQMTMRYFDSEEKLNKAMQDGQIQLAVLKPSDSPKPFTNSKKYSVSKGLTTSKVTLALNNNTNSIFSDQRARAAVRYILDNEAITKAQPNAATVLNGPISPLEPGYDDLSVMFPHNLDEGKNDINYFGPTYIGDVTFLVPPEYATLGQQIVEQFKTTRFNLVMQEVDDGTLSQRIANGDYKMAITTMQGPDDLGAFANNKFGYQNSQAQQDYHNALASPNDIDYQQNLRNYAKTVSADAGSAWLYTASSMVVADNNVTGYPRNMTDEYLPLRDVRTR; encoded by the coding sequence ATGTCACGGCATAAGCAGCAAACGAGTGGGCCAATAAGAGGTCTCGCCTTCCTCGGCGCTGCTGTGGTCCTTTTCGCCGCCATAGGCGTCGGCTGGGCTCATTTCGGCCGCCATTCCGTCGATGCCACCTTGCTCCATTCTGGCTCGGAAGTCACCGTGGGCTTGGACGCACCCGCCCCGCAATCCCTTGATATCCGTACGGTTGCGGGCAAAGAGCTCGACCAGGCGCTGATCGGCAATGTCTACGAAACCCTCGTCGGCCGCGACCAGAACAACAAACTCGTTCCGTCCATCGCCAAAAGCTGGGACGTTTCCAAAGACGGCCTCAACTATACGTTCACGCTCAATCCCGACATGCGTTTCGCCAACGGCGACGCACTGGATTCCACCGATGTGGTCTATTCCCTTCAGCAAATCATCAATAACAACTACGTGGGCGCTGAGGAACTGACCGGGCTTCAAGCCGTCAAAAATCCGAATACCTCAACGGTGCAGATAAACCTTTCCTCACCAAACCCGAGGTTGTTGCGAGCGCTTTCCTCGCGCGCCGGAATCGTCTATGATTCAACCTCCAAAGTAAACTACGCCAAACAGTCCGGCGGCAGCGGGCCTTTTACCGTGCACAGTTTCACCCCCGGAAATTCAATCGTTTTCGCGCGAAATCCCCTGTATTGGAAGCAGCAGGCGGCCGCCTCGCAGATGACCATGCGTTATTTCGACTCGGAGGAAAAGCTCAACAAAGCCATGCAAGACGGCCAGATCCAGCTTGCCGTGCTCAAGCCATCAGACTCCCCGAAGCCCTTTACAAACAGCAAAAAATATAGTGTTTCCAAAGGCCTTACCACTTCCAAGGTGACTTTGGCGCTCAACAACAATACGAATTCGATTTTCTCGGATCAGAGGGCCCGTGCGGCCGTGCGTTATATCCTCGACAACGAAGCGATCACGAAAGCGCAGCCGAACGCCGCCACCGTACTTAACGGGCCGATCAGCCCTCTTGAACCGGGATATGACGATCTTTCCGTTATGTTCCCGCATAATCTTGACGAGGGCAAAAACGACATCAACTATTTCGGGCCCACTTACATCGGTGACGTCACCTTCCTGGTGCCTCCCGAGTACGCAACACTGGGCCAGCAGATCGTCGAACAGTTCAAGACGACCCGTTTCAATCTTGTCATGCAAGAAGTCGATGACGGCACGCTTTCCCAGCGGATTGCCAACGGCGACTACAAAATGGCCATCACCACCATGCAAGGCCCCGACGATTTGGGTGCGTTCGCCAACAACAAGTTCGGCTATCAGAACAGCCAAGCCCAGCAGGATTATCACAATGCCCTGGCTTCACCCAACGATATCGATTACCAGCAAAACCTGCGTAACTATGCCAAAACGGTGAGCGCCGATGCTGGTAGCGCTTGGCTTTACACCGCAAGCAGCATGGTGGTCGCGGATAATAATGTCACCGGTTACCCGAGGAACATGACCGACGAATATCTGCCGCTGCGCGACGTGAGGACACGGTAG